One Mycolicibacterium rufum genomic window, CGTCGAGCGCGGTGTGACCAGCGGGCGGCAGGTGCTCGGGCTCGCCGAGGGATACCTGGAGCCGCTGCAGCGCGCGCAGGTGGACACCCTGGTGCTCGGCTGCACGCACTATCCCATGCTGTCCGGGTTGATCCAGCTGGCCATGGGCGACGACGTGACGCTGGTGTCCAGCGCCGAGGAGACAGCAAAGGACCTGCTGCGGGTGCTGACCGAGCGCGATCTGTTGCGCCCGCACCCGGGCGACGACGCACCGCCGCCGCGGCGGGTGTTCGAGGCCACCGGCGATCCGGAGGCGTTCACCCGGCTCGCGGCGCGTTTCCTCGGACCGTCGCTGGACGGGGTGCGGCCGGTGCGACGTCACGTCGTCACGCCGACATGACGTTGGTCGCCCAAAGCGGCGATGTTTTCGCCATCGCGATCACGGGCATGGCAAGCTAGTGAGCGTGCGAATCACCGTACTGGGGTGCTCCGGCAGCGTTGTCGGACCTGATTCGCCCGCGTCCGGCTACCTGGTGACCGCACCGGACACCCCGCCGCTGGTCCTGGACTTCGGTGGAGGGGTTCTCGGCGCGCTGCAGCGCTTCGCCGACCCGAATTCGGTGCACGTGCTGCTGTCGCATCTGCACGCCGATCACTGCCTCGATCTGCCCGGCCTGTTCGTCTGGCGGCGCTACCACCCCAGCCCGGCCCAGGAGCGCGGTCTGGTGTACGGACCCGCGAACACGTGGGCGCGGCTGGGCGCGGCGTCGTCGCCGGAGGGCGGCGAGATCGACGACTTCAGCGACATCTTCGACATCCGGCACTGGGTGGACAACCAGCCCGTCGAGATCGGCGCGCTCACCATCGTGCCGCGACTGGTGTGCCATCCCACCGAGTCCTACGGCATGCGCATCAGCGACCCGTCGGGCGCCACGCTCGTCTACAGCGGCGACACCGGCTATTGCGACGCGCTGATCGACCTCGCCCGGGACGCCGACGTGTTCCTGTGCGAGGCGTCGTGGACGCACGATCCGGCACGTCCGCCGCGGCTGCACCTCTCGGGCACCGAGGCCGGGCGCGCGGCGGCCCGCGCCGGCGTGGGGGAGCTCCTGCTGACCCACATCCCGCCGTGGACGTCGCGCGAGGACGTCATCAGCGAGGCCAAGGCCGAGTTCGACGGGCCCGTGCACGCGGTGGTGTCGAACGAGGCGTTCGACGTCACCCGCGGCTGATCCCGCCCTCACGTCGATCTCGGCGCTGTCAGCGCGACCGGTTAGGGTTGGCGCGTGTCCAGACGAGAAGACGGCCGGCTCGACGACGAACTCCGCCCCGTCACCATCACCCGAGGCTTCACCACCCATCCCGCGGGTTCGGTGCTCGTGCAGTTCGGCGAGACCAGGGTGATGTGCGCAGCGAGCGTCACCGAGGGGGTGCCGCGCTGGCGCAAGGGCTCCGGCCAGGGCTGGCTGACGGCGGAGTACGCGATGCTCCCGGCCGCCACGCATGAACGTTCCGACCGGGAGTCGGTCAAGGGCCGGGTCGGCGGTCGCACCCAGGAGATCAGCCGGCTCGTCGGCCGTTCACTGCGCGCCTGCATCGACCTCGCCGCTCTCGGCGAGAACACGATCGCGATCGACTGCGACGTCCTGCAGGCCGACGGCGGCACCCGCACCGCGGCCATCACCGGCGCGTACGTCGCGCTGGCCGACGCGGTCACCTACCTGGCTGCCGCAGGCAAGCTGAAGGATCCGCGCCCGCTGTCGTGCGCCATCGCCGCGGTCAGTGTCGGTGTCGTCGACGGCCGCATCCGCGTCGATCTGCCCTACACCGAGGACTCGCGCGCCGAGGTCGACATGAACGTCGTCGCCACCGACACTGGCACGCTCGTCGAGATCCAGGGCACCGGCGAGGGCGCCACGTTCCCTCGCTCGACACTGGACAAGATGCTCGACGCCGCGATGGCGGCCTGCGATCAGCTCTTCGAGATCCAGCGGGCCGCACTCGAGCAGCCGTACCCCGGTGCGCTGCCCGAGTCCGGCGAGCCGGCCAAGAAGGCGTTCGGCAGCTGACCCGGTTACTGGTTGCCACCCGCAACCCCAAGAAGCTGGCGGAGCTGCACCGCGTGCTCGATGCCGCCGGGGTGTCCGGGGTGACGCTGCTGTCGCTGGCCGATGTCCCGCCGTTCGACGAGGCGCCCGAGACCGGCGCGACGTTCGAGGCGAACGCGTTGGCCAAAGCGCGCGACGCGTACACGTCGACGGGTTTGCCTGCGGTGGCTGACGATTCCGGCCTGGAGGTCGACGCGCTCAACGGGATGCCGGGGGTGCTCAGCGCGCGGTGGTCAGGCCGGCACGGCGACGACGCCGCGAACACGGCACTGCTGCTCGGCCAGGTCGCCGATGTGCCCGACGAGCGCCGCGGCGCCGCGTTCGTCTCCGCCTGCGCGCTGGTGTACGGGCCCGCCGAGGCGGACGCCGTCGTGGTGCGCGGCGAGTGGCCGGGCAGCATCGTGCGCGAGCCGCGCGGCGACGGCGGCTTCGGCTACGACCCCGTGTTCCTGCCGACCGGATCGGATCGCACGGCGGCCGAACTCAGTCCCGAGGAGAAGGACGCTGCTTCGCACCGCGGCAGGGCACTCGCGGCGCTGCTGCCCTCGCTGCGCGCTCTGCTCTGAGGGGCCGTCACCCGGTGCAGCAGCCAGGCCGCCGGCACGGTCAGCGCCAGGGTGGCCGCGATCAGCCCGGGCATCGACCCGGTGAACAACGGCCAGCGCAGCACCAGGTGCATCGTCAGCGCCATCACGACGACGTGCAGCAGGAAGATCTCGTAGGAGATCTCGCCGAGCCAGACCACGGGCCGGCTGCCCAGCACGCGGGTGTAGGAGTCGCGGCTGCCCAGCGCCGCCGGAGCCACCGCCACGGTGGCGATCAGCGCGTAGAGCGTGGCCTTCGCCGCGGGCACCCACCACGGGTCGGGGCCGAGGATCGCGCCGCCGATCGACGTCGACACCACGAGGTAGAGGGCGCCCGCGATCGGCACCGCGACCACCGCGGGACACCGCACCCCCAGCGTCTGCAGCACCGCCAGCGCCACGCCGCCGGCGAACCAGGCGAGGTGGCCGGGCAGCCACATGCCCGCGGAACTGGGCAGCAGGTCGGTGACCTGGCCGACGATCAGCCACGCCGGCGTCAACACGGCCAGCGCCGCAAGCCCGGCCAGCACGCGCACCGGCCGCCACCGCCCACGCAGCAACACGAACACCAGCGCGGGCAGCGCGACGTAGAACGACACCTCGACGGCCATGCTCCACATCTGGGACAGGCCCGGATGCAGCATCGTGGACAGGTAGTCGTCGGTGTAGATCTGCGTGAACGTCAGGTACCGCAGCAGCCCGTGCAGCGACTGACCGGGATTCGGGCCCGGGGTGAACACGGTGTAGATCTCGAACGCCGCGATGACGGTGATCACGTAGGCGGGCAGGATGCGGCGCACCCGGTGCCTGCCGTACCGCCGGACGGATGGGGCGGGGATGCCGTCGGCGGCGGCGCGCACCCACGGGCGGAAAAGCAGATATCCGGACAGCACGAAGAACACCGCGACGCCGATGTCGAGCCGGGCGGTCAGCGCGCCGAGGTAGCCGTGGGTGAGGACGCCGGTCGCGAACGCGGCGTGGGTGCCGACGACGGCCAGCGCAGCGATGGCGCGCAGACCGGTGAGGGCGGGGTCGCGCCCCACGGTCTGGTCAGTCAATGCCGAACTGGCTCTTGATGTTCTGCGTCTGGAAGTGCTCGACGACGATGCCCACCAGCGGGATGGTGCCCGCCAGCAGCACGCCGACGGTCTTGGCGATCGGCCAGCGCACCTTGACCGCCAGATTGGCCGTGAACAACAGGTAGACGAAGTACACCCAGCCGTGCACGACGGCGATCCAGCTCAGGGAGTCGTCAGCGAACGCGTACTTCATCACCATCTCGTAGCAGAGGGCGATCAGCCAGAGGCCGGTCGCCCAGGCCATCACCCGGTAGCCGGTGAGGGCCTTGCGGATGGTGTCGACGGGAGTGAGCGGCGCGGGCGATTCGGGTGCGGTCACGTATCGGTTCCTGTCGGTTTCGGGACGTCGCGATCGGCCTGGGCGAGTTCGGCGAGATAGGCGTTGTACTCCCGCAGGGTGACGTCGGCTTCGAGCGGCGCCACGTGCGGGCGCTCAGGCAGGAGACCGGCCGGGATCTCCGTGGGGGTGTCCTTGTGGTGCGCGACGGGCGGGGCGTCCTCGTACCGGACGAATTTGTAGTACGCGTAGACGCAGAACCCGGCGAACAGCGGCCACTGCAGCGCATAGCCGAGGTTCTGGAAATCACCCGAGGTCGATTCGAAGCGCGTCCACTGCCACCAGGCCAGACCGAGGCAGCCGGACGCAGCGGCGATCACCAACAGGATGAGCGCCGGCCTCCTACGCCGCGTAGTGGACACCGTATAACGGTACCGCGCTGTCCTTGGGGCGGACGAACTCATCGAGCATGGCGGTCGCCTCTTTGCGGTAGATGGACACCGTGTGATCGTCAGACCGCGTCCAGGTGATTCCCAAGAGGTCGAGTGCGGCGGTGAACAGGCCGATGATGTCCTCCGAACGATTGCTGAAGTGATACCTGACACTGTGGACCCCGCGATCGTTCGCGACGACTCGGCACCCGTCGCTGTGAATCAGCCCCAGGACGAATTCCTCGGTCTCGCGGTCGACGATGGCCTGCTGCCAGGCTTCCAACGCGATGTGTCTGAGGTGCTTGCGACCGGGTCCGTGTTGAGGCAACAGACAGGGCCAGTGATTCGAATACGAACTGATGTCCAAGCAGTTGCCCTTCCGCTTCACCGTCGACGCGATCTGCCTCGGAATGACCGTGTCGTTGCTTGGCGACATCGGTCGATGATGGCCGGGTATTTCGTGTCGCAGGATATTCGCAGCCGCCACGCTCGACCGCTTCGCGAGATCCAGCCGTCGCCGAGATACATGCCGAGCAGGTACGTGTATGCCGCCTCGGGTAGTGCGTCGAAATCGTGCAGCGTTCCACACGGTGAGCTTGGGTCGGCGCGAACCAAGCTCTCAGGTGGTTCGCGACGCCAGTCTCTGACGGTCCCGCGCGGTATCCCGGTGAGGCGGGCGATCGCACAGTCGTTGAGCCCTTCCGCGATGAGATGTCTGACGTGCTCGAATTCCTCCACCGCTCTGGTCAAGAACCGCCACCTCCTGGAACCAAACTAGGGGCAGCGTCTGACAAGTCGGGATTGGTACGATCTCACCCGATGCGGGCGTGGCGCAATTGGTTGACGCGCGGGTTTTAGGTGCCCGTGTTCGAAAGAACATGTGGGTTCGAATCCCACCGCCCGCACTTGAACGTCGACTGGTCGCACGCCAGGCCACAGCTATCCGACGGTCATCTCGCCCATCTCCGACCACCCGGTCGCATCGATCTCCCGGCTGATGATCAGCGGCGTCGAGGCCAGCAGCGCCGGGGTCTCCGCGACGAACTTCTTGAAGTGCTCGGCGGTGACGTGCTCCCTGCCGGCGTCGCCGTCACGGAAACCCTCCACCAGCACGTACTCGGAGGGGTCCTCAACGCTGCGGGACCAGTCGAACCACAGGTTGCCCGGCTCGCTGCGGGTGGCCTGGGTGAACTCGGCCATCAGCTCGGGGAAGTTCTCGACGTGCTCGGGCTTCGGACGGAACTTCACGACGATGAAGATCACTGCGGATCACGTCCTTCTACGGGATGAGGATGGCTCGGCCGCGGACGTTGCCGCTGTCGAGATCGGTGATGGCGGACTGGAAGTCGTCGAGCGTGTACTTCTGGGTGTGCAGGGTGACCGCGCCGCGGGCCGCGAGCGCCATCAGGTCGCACAGGTCGTTGTACGAGCCGACGAGGTTTCCGATGAAGTTGATCTCGGTCGAGATGATGTCGATTGTCGGGACGTCGATGTTCTCGCCGTATCCGACGACGTGGTAGTCGCCGGCGCGGCGCAGCATCGCGACCCCCTCGGCGGTCGCCCCGCCTTCGCCGACGAAGTCGACCACCACCTCGGCGCCGTGCCCGCCGGTCAACTCCAGTACCCGGTCGACTTGAGAGCCGTCGGCCGTCACCCCGTGGTCGGCGCCGATCGCCTCGGCGAGCTTGACGGCTTCGGGGTTACGGTCGACGACGATCAGCTCCGCAGGCGACAGCGCCTTGAGCACCTGAATCCCGATGTGCCCCAGCCCTCCTGCGCCGATCACCACCGCACGGTCTCGCGGCCCCAGTCGTTTGGCGGCCTTCGCCGCGGCGTGGTAGGCGGTCAGGCCGGCATCGGCCAGTGCCGCGACATCCGACGGTTCGAGCGCGTCGTCGATGCGCACGACACTGCGCGCCGAGGTCTTGAGGTACTCGGCATAGCCGCCGTTGGTGTCGATGCCGGGGAACTGGTTGGCCTCGCAGTGCACGTCGTCTCCGGACCGGCACGCCCGGCACAGACCGCAGGTGATCAGCGGGTGGACGATGACCTTGTCGCCCTCGGCGACATTGGTGACCGCCGAGCCGACGGCCGCCACCCAGCCGGCGTTCTCGTGGCCGATCGTGTACGGCAACTGCACCTGGGATTTCTCGGCCCACTGCCCCTCGAGGATGTGCAGATCGGTGCGGCACACCCCGGCCCCGCCGATCTTGACGATGACGTCGAACGGCCCGGACGGGGTGGGGATGGGCAGTTCGGTCATCTCCAGGTTCTGGTGGTAACCGACGACCTGGACGGCGCGCATGGTGGACATGTCAGTGGGCTCCTTGCAGATTCAGGGTGGGCACGGGAAAGAACGTCGCGGGCTCCTCGCCGTATCGGGTGCGCAGCAGGCCGCGGCAGAAGTGCGCGTTGCCGTCGATGGAGATGCGCGTCGAGCGCGCGCGGCGCAGCGCCATCGGCACATCGTCGTAGGGCTCGCCGGACTCGTCGACCAGCACCAGAGACTCGGCGTGCGTGGGCAATCCGAGTGCATGACGACGCTGCAGCAGCGCCGCGGTGTCCGCGTCGGCGGGCAGGTCGCCGATCCGGACCGACCCCATCGATTCCTCGGAGCGCGACGGGTCGGACCGCAGCAGAGCGGTCAGGCACCGTTCCATCGCGGCGGTGTGCGCCTTGCGCTTGAACGTCATCCGCAGGTCGTCGAGGGAGTCCTCGGCCTCGTGGCCGAAGGTTCCCCGGTAGCCCGCGTCGTCGGCCAGGCCCGCGTTGATGATGTCCGAATCGTGGTGGTCGTCGAGTTCGACCACCACATGCCGGGTCCACTCCAATTCGGTGAGAACGTCTTTCGCGTCTGAGGCCATCAGGTAGGCGAAGTTCGGCGCACAGAACGACGTCGGCAGGCGCAGGTTGACCTTGACGTTCCCGGACGGGGATACCACCAGGGAGTGCACGAACCCGAGGGCGGTGATGGGCTCGTCGAGTTCCGGGTCGACCACCGCGGACAGGGCGGTCATCGCCTCGGCGTCGCGCGTCATGCGTTCGCCATCTCGTCGGCGCCGCGCGGTCCCACCGCCGGCTCGTCAGCGTCGGGGAGCGCCAACTCGGCCGGGACGGGGATGTCGTAGAGCTTGGCGGCGTTGAGGCCCAGGATCTTCTTCTTCTGGTCGACCGTGATCTGCGGGTACTCGCTGAGCTCGTCGGGGATGGCGAAGTCGACGAACGATTCGACGAGCCACTTCGGCGTCCACAGTGCGTAATCCGACGAGAAGAAGATGCGATCCTCGCCCACCCAGTACAGCAACTCACCCATGATCTGGGCGAAGTACTTCGGCCGGGTGTGGATGAACGGCATCGCGACCGCGAGGCCGGCGTACACGTTGGGTTCCTGGGTGGCGATCCAGCAGAAGTCCTCGAGGCGGGGCAGGCCGCAGTGCTCGACCACGAAGTTCAGGTCGGTGAAGTCCGAGGCGACGTGATCGACGTCGGCGACGTCGAACGCGTCCCGGTCCAGCGGCCGGATCGTGGGTCCCTTGTGGATGTGGATGTTGCGGATGCCGAGTTCGCGGCAGGCTTCGAAGTACCGGTACGCCCACGGATCGTCGAGCTTCCAGCCGCGCGACTCCCCGTGCCACTCGGCGGTGTAGAGCTTGACGCCCTTCAGGTTGTACTTCTCGGCGTCGAGGCGCAGCTGCTCGAGGCCGACCTCGCCGTTGCGGGGGTCGAAGTGGTGGTTGTAGGTCAGCTTGTCGGGGTGCGCGCGGGCCAGGTCGGAGGCCTCGGCGGTCTGGCCGAACCCCTTGTAGTAGAACTCGCCGAGGTGGGCCGGCTGGAAGATGGCGTGGTCGACGTAGCCGAGCTCGAACAGGTCGCGCATCAGCCGCTCGCCGCCCTGGTACAGGTAGTCCTCGTAGCTCCACACCTCGGAATCGGGGGAGAGGTTGCGGTGGTAGTCGTAGAAGCAGTCGATGAACTGCTTGCCGTGGATGTTGCGCTGGTTTTCCGCGCGGGCGTCCCACAGCGCGATGTGGGCGTCGACGATGAAGTAGCTGGTGCCGTCTTTGGTGTACATGGATCTCCTTCGCGGGGGTGTGAGGAGTGTCACACCGCTGCGAGCGACGTTAGGCCGACGGCGAAGGGCTGAGCAGAGCCGCGGTGTCTCAATCTGAGACACCGGGGACCTGCGGTGACGGTGCCGACTTGCCACCCTTTGTAACGTGGATCACATGCCCGACGGACTGCCCGAACGGATGGGTGCTCAGGGTCTGCAGCCGACGGCGGTCCCGGACCGGCTGCTCGCCTCCTGGCAGCGCAGCGAGGACTACGGGATCCCGATGGATGGCGTCGAGCCGGTGTTCACCGGGACGGAGAACCTCGGCTCGCTGTTCTTCGAGTGCGGCAACGAGGTGCTGGCCGACCTGCACCGCACGCTCGCCGACGAACCCATCAGCTTGATGCTGACCGATGCCGACGGCGTGGTGCTCTCCCGCTTGTCGGGTGATCACGCGTTGCTCAAGGCGCTCGACGACGTGCATCTCGCGCCGGGGTTCGCCTACTCCGAGCGCGACGTCGGCACCAACGGCCTGGGGTTGGCGCTGGCCGACCGAGCTCCCACCCTGGTTCGCGCCGACCAGCACTACGCGCTGAGCCTCAACCTGTTCACGTGTGCGGCGGTGCCGGTGCTCGACCCCGGTTCAGGGCTCCTCGAGGGGAGCGTCAACCTCACCACCTGGTCGCATTCGTCGAGCGATCTGCTGCTCGCGCTCGCCCGTTCGGCCGCCAGCAACACCACTGCGCTGATGCTGGCCCGCAACGCGGGCCGGCGCGCGCGTCCGAC contains:
- a CDS encoding cyclic nucleotide-degrading phosphodiesterase — its product is MSVRITVLGCSGSVVGPDSPASGYLVTAPDTPPLVLDFGGGVLGALQRFADPNSVHVLLSHLHADHCLDLPGLFVWRRYHPSPAQERGLVYGPANTWARLGAASSPEGGEIDDFSDIFDIRHWVDNQPVEIGALTIVPRLVCHPTESYGMRISDPSGATLVYSGDTGYCDALIDLARDADVFLCEASWTHDPARPPRLHLSGTEAGRAAARAGVGELLLTHIPPWTSREDVISEAKAEFDGPVHAVVSNEAFDVTRG
- the rph gene encoding ribonuclease PH; the encoded protein is MSRREDGRLDDELRPVTITRGFTTHPAGSVLVQFGETRVMCAASVTEGVPRWRKGSGQGWLTAEYAMLPAATHERSDRESVKGRVGGRTQEISRLVGRSLRACIDLAALGENTIAIDCDVLQADGGTRTAAITGAYVALADAVTYLAAAGKLKDPRPLSCAIAAVSVGVVDGRIRVDLPYTEDSRAEVDMNVVATDTGTLVEIQGTGEGATFPRSTLDKMLDAAMAACDQLFEIQRAALEQPYPGALPESGEPAKKAFGS
- the rdgB gene encoding RdgB/HAM1 family non-canonical purine NTP pyrophosphatase; amino-acid sequence: MTRLLVATRNPKKLAELHRVLDAAGVSGVTLLSLADVPPFDEAPETGATFEANALAKARDAYTSTGLPAVADDSGLEVDALNGMPGVLSARWSGRHGDDAANTALLLGQVADVPDERRGAAFVSACALVYGPAEADAVVVRGEWPGSIVREPRGDGGFGYDPVFLPTGSDRTAAELSPEEKDAASHRGRALAALLPSLRALL
- a CDS encoding DUF3817 domain-containing protein encodes the protein MTAPESPAPLTPVDTIRKALTGYRVMAWATGLWLIALCYEMVMKYAFADDSLSWIAVVHGWVYFVYLLFTANLAVKVRWPIAKTVGVLLAGTIPLVGIVVEHFQTQNIKSQFGID
- a CDS encoding putative quinol monooxygenase — protein: MIFIVVKFRPKPEHVENFPELMAEFTQATRSEPGNLWFDWSRSVEDPSEYVLVEGFRDGDAGREHVTAEHFKKFVAETPALLASTPLIISREIDATGWSEMGEMTVG
- a CDS encoding NAD(P)-dependent alcohol dehydrogenase, which encodes MRAVQVVGYHQNLEMTELPIPTPSGPFDVIVKIGGAGVCRTDLHILEGQWAEKSQVQLPYTIGHENAGWVAAVGSAVTNVAEGDKVIVHPLITCGLCRACRSGDDVHCEANQFPGIDTNGGYAEYLKTSARSVVRIDDALEPSDVAALADAGLTAYHAAAKAAKRLGPRDRAVVIGAGGLGHIGIQVLKALSPAELIVVDRNPEAVKLAEAIGADHGVTADGSQVDRVLELTGGHGAEVVVDFVGEGGATAEGVAMLRRAGDYHVVGYGENIDVPTIDIISTEINFIGNLVGSYNDLCDLMALAARGAVTLHTQKYTLDDFQSAITDLDSGNVRGRAILIP
- a CDS encoding iron-sulfur cluster assembly protein yields the protein MTRDAEAMTALSAVVDPELDEPITALGFVHSLVVSPSGNVKVNLRLPTSFCAPNFAYLMASDAKDVLTELEWTRHVVVELDDHHDSDIINAGLADDAGYRGTFGHEAEDSLDDLRMTFKRKAHTAAMERCLTALLRSDPSRSEESMGSVRIGDLPADADTAALLQRRHALGLPTHAESLVLVDESGEPYDDVPMALRRARSTRISIDGNAHFCRGLLRTRYGEEPATFFPVPTLNLQGAH
- a CDS encoding amidohydrolase family protein; translation: MYTKDGTSYFIVDAHIALWDARAENQRNIHGKQFIDCFYDYHRNLSPDSEVWSYEDYLYQGGERLMRDLFELGYVDHAIFQPAHLGEFYYKGFGQTAEASDLARAHPDKLTYNHHFDPRNGEVGLEQLRLDAEKYNLKGVKLYTAEWHGESRGWKLDDPWAYRYFEACRELGIRNIHIHKGPTIRPLDRDAFDVADVDHVASDFTDLNFVVEHCGLPRLEDFCWIATQEPNVYAGLAVAMPFIHTRPKYFAQIMGELLYWVGEDRIFFSSDYALWTPKWLVESFVDFAIPDELSEYPQITVDQKKKILGLNAAKLYDIPVPAELALPDADEPAVGPRGADEMANA